The Clostridium sporogenes genome contains a region encoding:
- a CDS encoding ABC transporter ATP-binding protein: MIGDIKILLGEHSKKLKKPIVLLTIDSLFNMFFYSMLYFVLLDLINSQLTFPKIKNYTIAMIIAFIFRTIVNGIGYTGIQAKGARGIESMRISLGDHIKNINLGFFNKNSIGNLSNIMTNDLQDFEKIITHNTSDLIKTIVLSIYLLIITFFIDVKLAIIQLAFVFVAMPIILTGGKKVARIGRQKKVVMNEVISRMVEYLSGIQVFKAHNLAGKKFQRLEKSFRDLKKESIRTEISIVPFVLVFQIIVDISFPILLLIATTKFGYGNIDKKAFLTFIIINIALTNILRAFGAQYGQFRYLKLASQKLIDTYNKPEMSYKYEDIDFKNFDIEFENVSFEYEEGENIINNLSFKAKEKTMTALVGPSGSGKTTVTSLIARFWDINRGRIKIGGNDIKDIKPDLLLKHISMVFQDVYLLNDTIYNNIKLGNESATKEDVIRAAKIANCHEFIEKLEDKYDTVVGEGGSTLSGGEKQRISIARAILKDAPIVLLDEATASLDADNELEIRKGIKKLTLNKTVIVIAHRLNTIKDADQIIVLNEGHIEEKGSHRELINNKKRYYNMYNEMERAKNWAI; the protein is encoded by the coding sequence ATGATAGGGGATATAAAGATATTATTAGGTGAGCATAGTAAAAAGCTTAAAAAACCTATAGTTTTATTAACTATAGATAGTTTATTTAACATGTTTTTTTATTCAATGTTATATTTTGTGTTATTAGATTTAATTAATTCTCAGTTAACTTTTCCTAAAATTAAAAATTATACTATAGCTATGATAATAGCTTTTATCTTTAGAACTATAGTTAATGGAATAGGATATACAGGAATACAGGCTAAAGGTGCAAGAGGCATTGAAAGTATGCGTATATCGTTAGGAGATCATATTAAAAATATAAATTTAGGATTTTTTAATAAAAATAGCATAGGAAATTTGTCTAATATAATGACCAATGATTTGCAAGATTTTGAAAAAATTATAACTCATAATACTAGTGATTTGATAAAAACTATAGTTCTTAGTATTTATTTACTTATAATAACATTTTTTATTGATGTGAAGTTAGCTATTATTCAGCTTGCTTTTGTATTTGTGGCTATGCCTATTATTTTAACAGGAGGAAAAAAAGTTGCTAGAATAGGGAGACAAAAGAAGGTAGTTATGAATGAAGTTATATCAAGAATGGTTGAATATCTTAGCGGCATACAGGTGTTTAAAGCTCATAATTTAGCAGGTAAGAAATTTCAAAGATTAGAAAAATCTTTTAGAGATTTAAAGAAAGAAAGTATAAGAACAGAAATATCTATTGTACCCTTTGTGCTTGTATTCCAGATAATAGTTGATATAAGTTTTCCTATATTATTACTTATAGCTACAACTAAATTTGGATATGGGAATATTGACAAGAAAGCTTTTTTAACATTTATTATAATAAATATAGCCCTTACAAATATATTAAGAGCTTTCGGTGCTCAATATGGACAGTTTAGGTATTTAAAACTTGCATCACAAAAATTAATAGATACTTATAATAAACCAGAAATGAGTTACAAGTATGAAGATATAGACTTTAAAAATTTTGATATTGAGTTTGAAAATGTAAGTTTTGAATATGAAGAAGGAGAAAACATAATAAATAATTTAAGTTTTAAGGCAAAAGAGAAAACTATGACAGCCTTAGTAGGGCCTTCTGGTTCAGGAAAAACTACAGTTACAAGTCTTATAGCTAGATTTTGGGACATAAATCGTGGAAGGATAAAAATTGGTGGGAATGATATAAAAGATATAAAACCAGATTTACTATTAAAACACATAAGTATGGTATTCCAAGATGTATATCTTTTAAATGATACTATATATAATAATATAAAATTAGGAAACGAAAGTGCTACTAAAGAGGATGTAATAAGGGCAGCTAAAATTGCAAATTGTCATGAATTTATAGAAAAATTAGAGGATAAATATGATACTGTAGTAGGAGAAGGTGGGTCAACCTTATCAGGAGGAGAAAAGCAAAGAATATCTATAGCTAGAGCAATACTCAAAGATGCACCTATAGTATTGCTTGATGAAGCAACAGCTTCCCTTGATGCTGATAATGAGTTAGAGATTAGAAAGGGGATAAAGAAACTTACTTTAAATAAAACTGTTATAGTTATAGCTCATAGATTAAATACTATAAAAGATGCAGATCAAATTATAGTTTTAAATGAAGGGCATATAGAAGAAAAAGGAAGTCATAGGGAACTTATAAATAATAAAAAGAGATATTACAATATGTATAATGAAATGGAAAGAGCTAAAAACTGGGCAATATAA
- a CDS encoding ROK family protein, whose translation MNKKYVVGVDLGGTKIYTALVDLDGNIIKEKKVKTEASKGELDVLYKIIDTIDNVIKEVNLEEIKAIGIGSPGPLDVKEGIIISSSNLPFKNFSLVEPIKNKYNIPTYLDNDANVATLAEFMFGEGKGTDNMIYITASTGIGAGAIINGRIYRGNTGNALEIGHTTLMKDGPKCGCGNSGCAESLGSGTAIMKKAKEACKDNRQTFLKEYDDLTAKEVFQEAKKGDEVSKEVLEFCLAYLGITVANIINTFDPEMVVIGGGVINGGQIVFDTINREVKERCWKAITDNCKIEKAKLRGKAGVLGAAALAITESKN comes from the coding sequence ATGAATAAAAAATATGTAGTAGGTGTTGATCTAGGCGGAACAAAAATATATACAGCACTTGTAGACTTAGATGGAAATATAATAAAAGAAAAAAAAGTTAAAACAGAAGCAAGTAAGGGAGAGCTTGATGTATTATATAAAATAATAGATACTATTGATAATGTTATAAAAGAGGTAAATTTAGAAGAAATAAAAGCTATAGGTATAGGATCTCCAGGACCTTTAGATGTTAAAGAAGGGATTATAATTTCATCTTCAAATCTACCCTTTAAAAATTTTAGTTTAGTTGAGCCTATAAAGAATAAATATAATATACCAACATATCTAGATAATGATGCTAATGTAGCTACCTTAGCAGAATTTATGTTTGGCGAAGGAAAAGGAACAGATAATATGATATACATAACAGCAAGTACAGGCATTGGAGCAGGAGCTATAATAAATGGTAGAATATATAGAGGAAATACAGGAAATGCTTTAGAAATAGGTCATACAACTCTTATGAAGGATGGACCTAAATGCGGTTGTGGTAATAGCGGTTGTGCAGAAAGTTTAGGATCTGGTACTGCTATAATGAAAAAAGCAAAAGAGGCTTGTAAAGACAATAGACAAACATTCTTAAAAGAATATGATGATTTAACTGCTAAAGAAGTTTTTCAAGAAGCTAAAAAAGGAGATGAAGTTTCAAAGGAAGTACTAGAATTTTGTTTAGCATATCTAGGTATAACTGTAGCCAATATAATAAATACCTTTGATCCAGAAATGGTTGTTATAGGGGGAGGAGTTATAAATGGTGGACAAATTGTTTTTGATACAATAAATAGAGAAGTTAAAGAGAGATGTTGGAAAGCCATTACAGACAACTGTAAAATAGAGAAAGCTAAGCTTAGAGGAAAAGCAGGGGTTTTAGGAGCTGCAGCCTTAGCTATAACTGAAAGTAAAAATTAA
- a CDS encoding helix-turn-helix domain-containing protein has product MLRGIILSSEKDIVDTYYEYIEKEFNCKISEELLGKKYVIGKQFGTGNFSRMKIEKGLEISKVIVDKTNMDFDNRRCNDNVFEVGYCYSGYSKIISFPNNKEYILKQGDIFIYKTLNDVEYFKFKYNNCKTVSINLHFNTFRNAVNPIWEDKVIMDWETQMNSIFKKDILIIEKASYDIKNIAEEIDSISIDNMMGYMKLKLKTIEFLAIFFEKNSNIKLMENSEDEEKESIVRAKDIISKNLQDPPCIKELASDLDISLYKLQKAFKNITGNTVYEYIKKSRIEKAKYLLKNTDMSILEIANEIGYENPSKFSNAFKSYNNINPLKYRKLNKSV; this is encoded by the coding sequence ATGTTAAGGGGGATAATTTTGAGTAGTGAAAAAGATATTGTAGATACTTATTATGAATATATCGAAAAAGAGTTTAATTGTAAAATTTCAGAAGAATTATTAGGCAAAAAATATGTTATTGGAAAACAGTTTGGTACAGGAAATTTTTCAAGAATGAAAATAGAAAAGGGATTAGAAATTTCAAAGGTTATTGTTGATAAAACAAATATGGATTTTGATAATAGAAGATGTAATGATAATGTTTTTGAAGTAGGATATTGCTATAGTGGCTATTCGAAAATAATATCTTTTCCTAACAATAAAGAATATATACTTAAACAAGGAGATATTTTTATATATAAAACACTAAATGATGTAGAATATTTTAAATTTAAATATAATAACTGCAAAACTGTATCTATTAACTTACATTTTAATACTTTTAGAAATGCTGTAAATCCAATATGGGAAGACAAAGTTATAATGGATTGGGAAACACAAATGAATAGCATATTTAAAAAAGATATATTAATAATTGAAAAGGCTAGTTATGATATAAAAAATATAGCAGAAGAAATAGATAGCATTTCAATTGATAATATGATGGGATATATGAAACTTAAGCTAAAGACAATAGAATTTTTGGCTATTTTTTTTGAAAAGAATTCTAATATAAAATTAATGGAAAACTCTGAAGATGAGGAAAAAGAGAGTATAGTTAGGGCTAAGGATATTATAAGTAAAAATTTACAAGATCCTCCATGTATTAAGGAATTAGCTAGTGATTTAGATATAAGTTTATATAAATTACAAAAAGCTTTTAAAAATATTACTGGGAATACAGTTTATGAGTATATAAAAAAATCAAGAATTGAAAAGGCAAAATATTTATTAAAAAATACGGATATGTCAATCTTAGAAATTGCAAATGAAATAGGTTATGAAAATCCAAGCAAGTTTTCAAATGCTTTCAAAAGTTATAATAATATTAATCCATTAAAATATAGAAAATTAAATAAATCAGTATAA
- a CDS encoding ABC transporter ATP-binding protein — protein MKEKSNLSFLLEVSGKEKIKLYISALFSIISSLMAIVPYILMYNIVLELFNDTVNYEKIKSMAITVGIIVVLRMVIFLVSGVFSHIAAYTILYELRMKTINHMSKLNMGFFTGNTIGNVKKTINEDIEKLENFIAHQIPDLSAAVVTPIIIIIYLLYLNWKLALALFIPIILGFVSQIGMFKGMERMMIHYHDLVQRLNSTIIQYINGMNVMKAFNLTAKSFENYKDITKEYADYWIDLSMKTAPLYAVFLVLIDSGLLFMIPIGGVMFLKGSINAPTYILFLILSANFLTSFKQLLEFGSTFSMLLEGAGKVRNILEKEPQVEGSKRLKKDINGKIEFNNVTFKYDKEEVIKDLSLTIEPKSTVALVGPSGSGKTTLGQLIGRFWDVNEGNITIDDIDIKDIEMEELMNRVSFVFQDVFMLQDSILENIKMGSNKTINQVIEVSKRAQIHDFIMSLPDGYETSLGENGIKLSGGEKQRISIARAILKDSPIVILDEVTSYSDIENESKIQEALRNLLKGKTAIIIAHRLYTIKNADKIVVLEEGKIIEQGTHNYLMNKKGLYRHLWDMYDYEITETAEVSGGM, from the coding sequence ATGAAAGAAAAATCAAATTTAAGTTTTCTTTTAGAGGTATCAGGCAAAGAAAAAATTAAATTATATATATCAGCTTTGTTTAGTATAATAAGTTCACTTATGGCTATAGTACCATATATTCTTATGTATAATATAGTTTTGGAACTTTTTAATGACACTGTAAACTATGAGAAAATTAAATCCATGGCTATAACTGTAGGTATTATTGTAGTTTTAAGAATGGTTATATTTTTAGTATCAGGGGTATTTTCTCATATAGCAGCCTATACAATACTTTATGAACTTAGAATGAAGACAATAAACCATATGTCTAAACTTAATATGGGATTTTTTACAGGTAACACTATAGGTAATGTTAAAAAAACAATAAATGAAGATATTGAAAAATTAGAAAACTTTATAGCACATCAAATTCCAGATTTATCAGCAGCTGTAGTAACACCTATTATAATTATAATTTATCTTTTATACTTGAATTGGAAGTTAGCATTAGCTTTATTTATTCCTATTATTTTAGGATTTGTAAGCCAGATAGGTATGTTTAAAGGTATGGAAAGAATGATGATTCATTATCATGATTTAGTTCAAAGACTCAATTCCACTATTATTCAATATATAAATGGAATGAATGTTATGAAAGCTTTTAATCTAACAGCAAAATCATTTGAAAATTATAAAGACATAACAAAAGAATATGCAGATTATTGGATTGATTTAAGTATGAAAACTGCTCCTCTTTATGCAGTATTCTTAGTACTTATAGATTCAGGACTTTTATTTATGATTCCTATTGGAGGAGTTATGTTTTTAAAGGGAAGTATAAATGCACCTACTTATATATTATTTTTAATTTTAAGTGCAAATTTCCTTACTTCTTTTAAACAATTATTAGAATTTGGATCAACATTTTCAATGCTATTAGAAGGAGCAGGAAAAGTAAGAAATATTCTTGAAAAAGAGCCTCAAGTAGAAGGAAGTAAAAGATTAAAGAAAGATATTAATGGAAAAATAGAGTTTAATAATGTTACATTTAAATATGATAAAGAGGAAGTTATAAAAGATCTATCTTTAACTATAGAACCTAAAAGTACAGTTGCTCTTGTAGGACCATCAGGTTCAGGGAAAACTACATTAGGTCAATTGATAGGAAGGTTTTGGGATGTTAATGAGGGTAATATTACTATTGATGATATTGATATAAAAGATATAGAAATGGAAGAACTTATGAATAGAGTATCCTTTGTATTTCAAGATGTATTCATGCTTCAAGACAGCATATTAGAAAATATCAAAATGGGTTCTAATAAGACCATAAATCAGGTTATTGAAGTTAGTAAAAGAGCACAAATTCATGATTTCATAATGAGTTTACCTGATGGGTACGAAACATCCCTTGGAGAAAATGGAATTAAGCTTAGTGGAGGAGAAAAACAAAGAATTTCTATTGCAAGAGCTATATTAAAGGACAGCCCTATCGTAATTTTAGATGAAGTCACTTCTTATTCAGATATAGAAAATGAAAGCAAGATACAGGAAGCTCTTAGGAATCTTCTGAAAGGAAAAACTGCTATAATCATAGCTCATAGACTATATACAATAAAAAATGCGGATAAAATTGTAGTTTTAGAGGAAGGAAAAATTATAGAACAAGGAACTCACAATTATCTTATGAATAAAAAAGGATTATATAGACATCTTTGGGATATGTATGATTATGAAATCACAGAAACAGCAGAAGTATCAGGAGGGATGTAG
- a CDS encoding LacI family DNA-binding transcriptional regulator, whose product MKVTIKDVAKEAKVSASTVSRVLSNSPRISDETKEKVYKVIEKLKYKPNAIARGLVNNKTRILGVVLPEEAENLLSNPFFIQAMKGISSYAEKKEYYITYAFSNNKESEKKHIKDLTSSGLIEGMLLLRPKENDENIKYLKEINFPFVIMGRLKYTEGVFWVDNDNFKAMYNIVNKLIDKGHTNIALIGAKKELNVCKDREKGYKVALEMNAINYSENLVSYGEDFKEEEGYMQMKKILEKIKPTAVVAMDDLLAIGAMKALKEKDLNDLSIVGFNNIPLDKFQKPELASVDINGVDLGYYATKLLIDKIEEVEDIRDHYIIETTFIERESFR is encoded by the coding sequence ATGAAGGTTACCATAAAAGATGTGGCTAAAGAAGCAAAGGTTTCAGCATCTACAGTCTCAAGAGTATTATCAAATAGTCCTAGAATAAGTGATGAAACAAAGGAAAAGGTATATAAAGTTATAGAAAAGCTTAAATATAAACCTAATGCAATAGCTAGAGGATTAGTTAACAACAAAACTAGAATATTAGGGGTTGTACTCCCAGAGGAAGCAGAAAATTTGCTATCTAATCCTTTCTTTATACAAGCTATGAAAGGCATAAGTTCATATGCTGAAAAAAAAGAATATTATATAACCTATGCTTTTAGTAATAATAAAGAAAGTGAGAAAAAACATATAAAGGATTTAACAAGTAGTGGACTAATAGAAGGAATGCTTCTTTTAAGACCAAAAGAAAATGATGAAAATATAAAATACTTAAAAGAGATAAATTTTCCTTTTGTTATTATGGGACGATTAAAATATACCGAAGGAGTTTTTTGGGTTGATAATGATAATTTTAAGGCTATGTATAATATAGTTAATAAATTAATAGATAAAGGCCATACAAACATAGCATTAATAGGAGCTAAAAAGGAATTAAACGTATGTAAGGATAGAGAAAAAGGATATAAAGTGGCACTAGAAATGAATGCAATCAATTATAGTGAAAATTTAGTTAGTTATGGAGAAGATTTTAAAGAAGAAGAAGGATATATGCAAATGAAGAAAATATTAGAAAAAATAAAGCCAACAGCAGTAGTGGCAATGGATGATTTGCTAGCAATAGGTGCTATGAAGGCATTAAAAGAAAAAGATTTAAATGACCTTTCTATAGTTGGGTTTAATAATATACCCTTAGATAAATTTCAAAAGCCTGAATTAGCTTCTGTGGATATAAATGGAGTGGATCTTGGATATTATGCCACAAAGTTGTTAATAGACAAGATAGAAGAAGTGGAAGATATTAGAGATCACTATATTATAGAAACAACTTTTATAGAGAGAGAATCTTTTAGATAG
- a CDS encoding DUF2383 domain-containing protein, with protein MKTALKEDKKQMDKFLKGVHMGGSTFKDYLEKAQNVDLKNELKNIIESFKRHEEAITNRIEQMGGDAPDTLGFLGSIAEIFEKIKLIPVNNDLEVCDQAIRAMEMGVKQGEKFKEENKDLDSSLMDEVKAVVNDYYTHLNTLNEIMRNYNR; from the coding sequence ATGAAAACAGCATTAAAAGAGGATAAAAAACAAATGGATAAATTTTTAAAAGGAGTACACATGGGAGGAAGTACTTTTAAAGACTATCTTGAAAAAGCTCAGAATGTGGATTTGAAAAATGAGTTAAAAAATATTATAGAATCTTTTAAAAGACATGAAGAAGCTATTACAAATAGAATAGAACAAATGGGAGGAGATGCCCCAGATACTTTGGGATTTTTAGGAAGTATAGCGGAAATTTTTGAAAAAATAAAGTTAATACCTGTAAATAATGATCTAGAAGTTTGCGACCAGGCTATAAGAGCGATGGAAATGGGAGTAAAACAAGGAGAAAAATTTAAGGAAGAAAATAAAGATTTAGATTCTAGTTTAATGGATGAAGTAAAGGCTGTGGTAAATGATTATTATACGCACTTAAACACTCTTAATGAAATAATGAGAAACTATAATAGATAA
- a CDS encoding M23 family metallopeptidase gives MKTEKFNRILNYILVTILITLWGCVFFIHGIAGSIAWSLAKLCFAPLGAILIFINVIILIICLVKKKKITQKIFSLILSIFLALPMLMLFNILKVQYPANINKVTPSITVRWPLNEKTTVGWGGDSIKTNKPHAIWSSERWAYDLVMDPASINSKNLKDYGIYDKDVIAPISGTIVAAYDAENDIPPNTEDFLSMEGNHVYIKIDKTGTFLLLNHLKKGSVPVKVGDHVKEGQIIGKVGNSGSTSEPHLHIHHQRQDPTKTIHPTFAEGLPLYFRGINGKPMPEKGSIITSKK, from the coding sequence ATGAAAACTGAAAAATTTAATAGAATACTAAATTATATACTAGTTACTATTTTGATTACTTTATGGGGGTGTGTTTTTTTTATCCATGGCATAGCAGGTTCTATTGCATGGTCACTAGCAAAATTATGTTTTGCACCACTTGGTGCTATACTAATATTTATTAATGTAATAATATTAATTATATGTTTAGTAAAGAAGAAAAAAATTACTCAAAAAATATTTTCATTAATATTATCTATATTTCTTGCACTACCTATGCTTATGCTCTTTAATATTTTGAAAGTTCAATATCCTGCAAATATCAATAAAGTAACACCTTCAATTACAGTGAGATGGCCCTTAAATGAAAAAACAACTGTTGGTTGGGGTGGAGACTCTATAAAGACTAATAAACCCCATGCTATATGGTCTTCTGAAAGATGGGCTTATGATTTGGTTATGGATCCTGCAAGTATAAATAGTAAAAATCTTAAGGATTACGGAATCTATGATAAAGATGTTATTGCACCAATTTCAGGAACAATTGTTGCTGCTTATGATGCTGAAAATGATATACCACCTAATACTGAAGACTTTCTATCTATGGAAGGAAATCATGTTTATATAAAAATTGATAAAACAGGGACATTCTTGTTGTTAAATCACTTAAAAAAAGGAAGTGTTCCTGTAAAAGTAGGAGATCATGTAAAAGAAGGACAAATTATTGGAAAGGTTGGAAACTCTGGTTCTACATCTGAGCCTCATTTGCATATTCATCACCAACGTCAAGATCCCACAAAAACTATTCATCCAACCTTTGCAGAAGGATTACCCCTTTATTTCAGAGGTATAAACGGTAAACCTATGCCAGAAAAAGGATCAATTATAACTTCTAAAAAATAA
- a CDS encoding glycoside hydrolase family 13 protein, translated as MNKTWWKEAVAYQIYPRSFKDSNDDGIGDIEGIISKLDYLKNLGVDIIWICPMYKSPNDDNGYDISDYKAIMDEFGTMKDFDKLLQKVHKKDMKLIIDLVINHTSDEHKWFIESRASKDNPKRDFYIWRDGKNGKEPNNWESIFKGSAWKYDKNTDQYFLHLFSKKQPDLNWKNEDVRKELYKMINWWLDKGIDGFRVDAISHIKKEDGLKDMPNPKKLEYVPSFDKHMNVEGIQKYLKELKENTFDKYDIITVGEANGVNINEAPQWVGEKYGKFNMIFQFEHLDIWDIDREEQSTVKKLKEVLSKWQEGLEGVGWNALFIENHDIQRVVSTLGDDKNFWKESSKALALVYFMQKGTPFIYQGQEIGMTNVKFEDIQDYNDIKTINIYKEKIKKGIPKEEALKYVWETSRDNSRTPMQWDTTENAGFSKEKPWMKVNPNYVNINVREQENNLDSILNFYKEIIKIKKKNQALIYGKYNLILEHHKQIYAYTRILEHEKFIVIANLTNKKAKYIYNKEKLNYKGLILSNYPVEKHEDITEIVLKPFEARLYKIF; from the coding sequence ATGAATAAGACGTGGTGGAAAGAAGCTGTTGCATATCAAATATATCCAAGAAGTTTTAAGGATTCCAATGATGATGGCATAGGAGATATAGAGGGAATAATTTCTAAATTAGACTATTTAAAGAATTTAGGTGTAGATATAATTTGGATTTGTCCTATGTATAAGTCACCAAATGATGACAACGGTTATGATATAAGTGACTATAAAGCTATAATGGATGAGTTTGGAACTATGAAGGATTTTGATAAACTCTTACAAAAGGTTCATAAAAAGGATATGAAACTTATAATAGATTTAGTTATAAATCACACTAGTGATGAACATAAATGGTTTATTGAGTCAAGAGCTTCTAAAGATAATCCAAAACGTGATTTTTATATATGGCGTGATGGTAAAAATGGGAAGGAACCTAACAATTGGGAAAGTATATTTAAAGGTTCTGCCTGGAAATATGACAAAAATACAGATCAATATTTTCTTCACTTATTTAGCAAAAAGCAGCCAGATCTAAATTGGAAAAATGAAGATGTTAGAAAAGAGCTATATAAGATGATTAACTGGTGGCTAGATAAAGGAATTGATGGATTTAGGGTGGATGCTATAAGTCATATAAAAAAAGAAGATGGATTAAAAGATATGCCTAATCCAAAAAAATTAGAGTATGTCCCTTCCTTTGATAAACATATGAATGTAGAAGGAATTCAAAAATATCTCAAAGAGTTAAAGGAAAATACCTTTGATAAATATGACATAATAACCGTTGGAGAAGCTAATGGAGTAAATATAAATGAAGCTCCTCAGTGGGTAGGAGAAAAATATGGAAAATTTAACATGATATTTCAATTTGAACATCTAGATATTTGGGATATTGATCGAGAAGAACAGTCTACAGTAAAAAAATTAAAAGAAGTATTAAGTAAGTGGCAAGAAGGATTAGAAGGGGTTGGGTGGAATGCTTTATTTATAGAAAATCATGATATTCAAAGAGTAGTTTCAACTTTAGGAGATGATAAAAACTTTTGGAAAGAAAGTTCAAAAGCTTTGGCTCTTGTGTATTTTATGCAAAAGGGTACTCCCTTTATATATCAAGGTCAAGAAATAGGAATGACTAATGTTAAGTTTGAAGATATACAGGATTATAATGATATAAAAACCATAAATATTTATAAAGAAAAAATAAAAAAAGGTATACCAAAAGAAGAGGCTCTTAAGTATGTCTGGGAAACTTCAAGAGATAATTCAAGAACACCAATGCAATGGGATACTACAGAGAATGCTGGATTTTCAAAAGAAAAACCATGGATGAAAGTTAATCCAAACTATGTAAATATAAACGTTAGAGAACAAGAAAATAACCTAGATTCCATTTTAAATTTTTATAAAGAAATTATAAAAATAAAAAAGAAAAATCAGGCACTTATATATGGAAAATATAATTTGATTTTAGAACATCATAAACAAATATATGCTTATACAAGAATTTTAGAACACGAAAAATTTATAGTAATTGCTAACTTAACCAATAAGAAAGCTAAATATATCTATAATAAAGAAAAATTAAATTATAAAGGATTGATACTTTCAAATTATCCAGTAGAAAAACATGAGGATATAACAGAAATAGTATTAAAACCTTTTGAAGCTAGACTTTATAAAATATTTTAA